A genomic region of Gemmatimonadetes bacterium SCN 70-22 contains the following coding sequences:
- a CDS encoding deacetylase — translation MALHAWTSARCVVPLPAGHRFPIEKYERLRRRVIDEGLVPPSHLHEPERVARADLLRVHTADYVDRMIGGALTEAELRRIGFPWSAGLVERSLRAVGGTCEAVACALDEGLAINLAGGTHHAFPSHGEGFCVFNDVAVAVRGALAAGRIRRAAIVDLDVHQGNGTHAIFAGDPRVCTFSMHGGRNYPFHKVSGTLDIELEDGMGDERYLSLLAEALPRVLAGSAPDLVVYLAGADPHEGDRLGRLALTFEGLARRDHMVLHAAREVGIPVAITIAGGYGRDVDTTVEVHCRTVRVAAAMT, via the coding sequence ATGGCGCTCCACGCCTGGACGTCGGCGCGCTGCGTCGTCCCCCTCCCCGCAGGACATCGCTTCCCGATCGAGAAGTACGAGCGCCTGCGACGCCGCGTCATCGACGAAGGGCTCGTCCCGCCGTCGCACCTGCATGAACCGGAGCGGGTTGCGCGCGCCGACCTGCTCCGGGTGCATACCGCAGACTACGTCGACCGGATGATCGGGGGGGCGCTCACGGAGGCGGAGTTGCGGCGCATCGGCTTCCCCTGGTCCGCGGGGCTCGTGGAGCGGTCACTCCGCGCCGTCGGCGGGACGTGCGAGGCGGTCGCCTGTGCCCTGGACGAGGGGCTGGCCATCAACCTGGCCGGAGGAACACACCATGCCTTCCCCTCTCATGGCGAGGGGTTCTGCGTCTTCAACGACGTGGCGGTGGCCGTGCGGGGAGCCCTCGCCGCGGGACGAATCCGGCGCGCGGCGATCGTCGATCTCGATGTCCACCAGGGCAATGGGACCCACGCCATCTTCGCCGGCGATCCCCGTGTCTGCACCTTCAGCATGCACGGCGGCCGCAACTATCCGTTCCACAAGGTGAGCGGAACGCTCGACATCGAGCTGGAAGACGGCATGGGCGACGAGCGGTACCTGTCGTTGCTCGCCGAGGCCCTCCCCCGCGTCCTGGCCGGCTCGGCGCCCGATCTCGTGGTCTATCTCGCCGGGGCCGACCCCCACGAGGGCGATCGCCTCGGGCGACTGGCGCTCACGTTCGAGGGGCTCGCCCGGCGCGACCACATGGTCCTCCACGCGGCGCGTGAAGTCGGGATTCCCGTGGCCATCACCATCGCCGGCGGATACGGGCGCGATGTCGACACCACCGTCGAGGTGCACTGCCGCACCGTGCGCGTCGCCGCGGCCATGACCTGA
- a CDS encoding asparagine synthase (glutamine-hydrolyzing): MCGIVGLWNPNDPDPLTRARAMASTIVHRGPDDAGFHATDGLAIGMRRLSIIDLAGGHQPIFNEDGSLAIVFNGEIYNHAEIRASLEARGHRFATRCDTEVIVHAFEEHGADCVHLFNGMFAFAIWDARTRSLFLARDRMGVKPLYWTWDGTRFAFASEMKALVASGVVAKRLDERALWHYLTFGYVPGEAAIWDGIRKLPPAHRLTLTPRGGDPVVERYWDIPGPAPEELTTAQRDEKFAELFEDAVRRRLIADVPVGILLSGGLDSSAVAAVVRKVHDGPVSTFSVAFRDGGVADESGYARLMARAIGADHHEIFIGEEEFSAFLPEFAWFADEPLSDSASIALYHVSQLARQHVKVVLSGEGSDELLGGYAFEETLRYVRQRERLARRSRPLRQLTPSWLASLVLARAPESRLARLLAHEDEVLRLLAPNMTRVMSSREKRRLWPAGPRFEDSMEVVRRVYDRAPAGTTLSRILYAYSQDWLVEDLLMKADKMTMANSIELRVPFLDYRLVEWISRQDDASKLRLDESGAATRKVLLRRYASGRLPPEIVERPKVGFATPTMEWVRTDHNGFRSRALGRPGAWVRDRFSPKVIDEIAHRAGFDRRATAQAWLLIVLENWAQRWL, from the coding sequence ATGTGCGGCATTGTCGGCCTTTGGAACCCCAACGATCCGGATCCGTTGACGCGCGCGCGCGCGATGGCGTCGACCATCGTGCACCGCGGACCTGACGACGCAGGATTCCACGCCACCGACGGCCTGGCGATCGGCATGCGGCGGCTCTCGATCATCGACCTGGCCGGGGGGCACCAGCCCATCTTCAACGAAGACGGTTCGCTGGCCATCGTCTTCAACGGCGAGATCTACAACCACGCCGAGATCCGGGCGTCGCTCGAGGCACGCGGGCATCGATTCGCCACGCGCTGCGACACCGAGGTGATCGTGCACGCGTTCGAGGAGCACGGCGCCGATTGTGTGCACCTCTTCAACGGCATGTTCGCCTTCGCGATCTGGGATGCGCGCACCCGATCACTCTTCCTCGCGCGCGACCGGATGGGGGTGAAGCCGTTGTACTGGACGTGGGACGGCACGCGCTTCGCCTTCGCCTCGGAGATGAAGGCGCTCGTCGCGTCGGGGGTGGTCGCCAAGCGGCTCGACGAGCGCGCCCTCTGGCATTACCTCACGTTCGGGTATGTACCCGGAGAAGCCGCGATCTGGGACGGCATCCGCAAGCTCCCTCCGGCGCATCGGTTGACGCTGACGCCGCGCGGCGGGGACCCCGTGGTGGAGCGCTACTGGGACATTCCCGGTCCGGCACCCGAGGAACTCACGACGGCGCAGCGGGACGAGAAGTTCGCCGAGCTGTTCGAAGATGCCGTGCGGCGCCGGCTCATCGCCGACGTTCCGGTGGGGATCCTGTTGAGCGGGGGACTCGACTCGAGCGCGGTGGCCGCGGTGGTGCGGAAGGTGCACGACGGGCCGGTGTCGACATTCTCGGTCGCCTTCCGCGACGGAGGCGTCGCCGACGAATCCGGGTACGCACGGCTCATGGCGCGCGCGATCGGCGCCGATCACCACGAGATCTTCATCGGCGAAGAGGAATTTTCGGCCTTCCTCCCGGAGTTCGCCTGGTTCGCCGACGAGCCGCTGTCCGACTCGGCGTCGATCGCCCTGTACCATGTCTCGCAGCTCGCGCGACAGCACGTCAAGGTGGTGCTGAGTGGCGAAGGCAGCGATGAGCTGCTGGGGGGCTACGCGTTCGAGGAAACGCTGCGGTATGTGCGCCAGCGGGAGCGCCTGGCCCGTCGGTCGCGCCCACTCCGCCAGCTGACGCCGTCCTGGCTCGCCTCCCTCGTGTTGGCCCGAGCGCCCGAATCGCGACTGGCCAGGCTCCTTGCACACGAGGACGAGGTGCTGCGGTTGCTCGCGCCCAACATGACGCGCGTGATGTCCAGCCGCGAGAAGCGCCGACTCTGGCCCGCCGGGCCACGGTTCGAGGACTCGATGGAGGTGGTGCGCCGCGTCTACGATCGCGCCCCTGCGGGGACGACCCTCTCCCGAATCCTGTACGCCTACTCGCAGGATTGGCTCGTGGAAGACCTGCTCATGAAGGCGGACAAGATGACGATGGCGAACTCGATCGAGCTTCGGGTCCCGTTCCTGGACTACCGCCTGGTGGAGTGGATCTCGCGCCAGGACGACGCGAGCAAGCTCCGACTGGACGAGTCCGGGGCGGCCACGCGGAAGGTGCTGCTGCGCCGATACGCGAGCGGCCGCCTGCCGCCCGAGATCGTCGAGCGCCCGAAAGTCGGCTTCGCCACTCCCACGATGGAATGGGTACGCACGGACCACAACGGCTTCAGGTCACGAGCGCTCGGGCGTCCTGGTGCCTGGGTACGGGATCGTTTTTCCCCGAAGGTCATCGACGAGATCGCCCATCGTGCGGGCTTCGATCGACGCGCCACAGCCCAGGCCTGGCTGCTGATCGTGCTGGAGAACTGGGCGCAGCGGTGGCTGTAG
- a CDS encoding cyclophilin yields MKSATIVTSKGTLTLELYDTEAPNTVANFEKLANSGFYDGTRFHRVIPEFVVQGGDPYSKGGEHAKGPVGTGGPGWKIKCETAGNPHKHELGSLSMAHAGKDTGGSQFFIVLNPDNCRHLNGVHTVFGRVTSGLDILPTIKQNDELTSARVD; encoded by the coding sequence ATGAAATCCGCCACGATAGTCACCTCCAAGGGGACGCTCACCCTGGAGCTCTACGACACCGAAGCCCCCAACACCGTCGCCAACTTCGAGAAGCTCGCCAACAGCGGCTTCTACGACGGCACCCGCTTCCACCGGGTCATCCCCGAGTTCGTCGTACAGGGCGGCGATCCGTATTCCAAGGGGGGCGAGCATGCGAAAGGCCCCGTCGGCACCGGCGGCCCCGGATGGAAGATCAAGTGCGAAACGGCGGGGAACCCGCACAAGCACGAACTGGGTTCCCTCTCCATGGCTCATGCCGGAAAGGACACGGGGGGCTCGCAGTTCTTCATCGTCCTGAACCCCGACAACTGCCGTCACCTCAACGGCGTGCACACCGTCTTCGGGCGCGTCACCTCGGGCCTCGACATCCTGCCGACCATCAAGCAGAATGACGAGCTCACCTCGGCGCGCGTCGACTAA
- a CDS encoding acyl-CoA dehydrogenase, with amino-acid sequence MTSPLTTFTEDEVLFRDAVAAFAHEEVRPLVGEMERNGKIDPSLIAKVFELGLMGIEVDEAHGGAGGSLMMVALAVEELSKVDASAAILVDVQNTLVEYPLRTYASDAQKAKYLTRLTSGTVGSYALSEAGSGSDAFALAARAERDGGDWVLNGRKLWITNGAEAGVYIVFANANPSAGYKGITAFIVERDFSGFAVGKKEDKLGIRASSTVELLLDNCRVPGANVLGQVGQGYKIAIDTLNVGRVGIGAQMIGVAQGALGVATAYLKERRQFGKALAEFQGIQFQVAQAATEVEAARLMVYNAARLKDAGHDIAREGAMAKLLSSQVCERTTSLCVELLGGYGYTKDYPVEKFYRDAKIGTIYEGTSNMQLHTIAKAVLK; translated from the coding sequence ATGACCTCCCCCCTCACGACCTTCACCGAGGACGAAGTCCTCTTCCGTGACGCCGTCGCCGCCTTCGCCCACGAGGAAGTCCGTCCGCTCGTGGGCGAGATGGAGCGCAACGGCAAGATCGACCCCTCCCTGATCGCCAAGGTGTTCGAGCTCGGGCTCATGGGGATCGAGGTCGACGAGGCGCATGGCGGGGCCGGAGGGTCGCTCATGATGGTGGCGCTCGCCGTCGAGGAGCTCAGCAAGGTCGACGCGTCGGCCGCCATCCTCGTCGATGTCCAGAACACCCTCGTCGAATATCCGCTGCGTACCTACGCCAGCGACGCGCAAAAGGCGAAGTACCTGACCAGGCTCACCTCGGGAACGGTCGGCTCGTATGCCCTCTCGGAAGCCGGCTCCGGCTCCGATGCCTTCGCCCTCGCCGCTCGTGCCGAGCGTGACGGCGGCGACTGGGTGCTCAACGGGCGCAAGCTGTGGATCACGAACGGCGCCGAGGCCGGGGTCTACATCGTCTTCGCCAACGCCAACCCCTCCGCCGGCTACAAGGGGATCACGGCATTCATCGTCGAGCGCGACTTTTCCGGCTTCGCGGTCGGCAAGAAGGAGGACAAGCTCGGAATCCGTGCGTCCAGCACCGTCGAGCTCCTTCTCGACAACTGCCGCGTCCCCGGCGCGAACGTCCTTGGCCAGGTGGGGCAGGGATACAAGATCGCCATCGATACCCTAAACGTCGGTCGCGTGGGGATCGGGGCACAGATGATCGGCGTGGCGCAGGGGGCGCTCGGGGTCGCCACCGCCTACCTCAAGGAGCGCAGGCAATTCGGGAAGGCGCTGGCGGAGTTCCAGGGGATCCAGTTCCAGGTGGCGCAGGCGGCCACCGAGGTGGAAGCGGCTCGCCTGATGGTGTACAACGCCGCGCGCCTCAAGGACGCGGGACACGACATCGCGCGCGAGGGGGCGATGGCCAAGCTCCTCTCCTCGCAGGTGTGCGAGCGCACGACCTCGCTCTGCGTCGAACTCCTCGGCGGCTACGGGTATACCAAGGACTATCCGGTCGAGAAGTTCTACCGGGACGCCAAGATCGGGACGATCTACGAGGGGACGTCGAACATGCAGCTGCACACCATCGCGAAGGCCGTCCTGAAGTAG
- a CDS encoding DNA-binding response regulator produces the protein MRLLFVEDDARIAESAASYLRKVGMAVDIAATGEDALRLAALNEYDIAVLDVRLPGIDGFEVCRRLRFSGYPIRILMATARDTVEDRIAGLDLGADDYVVKPYVLAELEARVRALLRRPATVVPVKLQVEDLTLDTGTRIAERNGREISLTSKEYAVLEYLMRHPGEVVTREKISAHAWDDNYDPASNVIDVYIARLRKKIDDPAEAPLVSTIRGAGYRLGTPKHARLR, from the coding sequence ATGCGCCTCCTCTTCGTAGAAGACGACGCACGCATCGCGGAGTCGGCCGCCTCCTACCTGCGAAAGGTGGGGATGGCCGTGGACATCGCCGCAACGGGCGAGGACGCACTGCGCCTGGCGGCACTCAATGAGTACGACATTGCCGTCCTCGACGTTCGACTCCCCGGGATCGACGGGTTCGAGGTCTGTCGTCGCCTGCGGTTCTCCGGCTATCCCATCCGGATCCTGATGGCCACGGCCCGCGATACCGTCGAGGACCGCATCGCCGGGCTCGACCTCGGCGCCGACGACTACGTGGTCAAGCCGTACGTTCTCGCGGAGCTCGAGGCCCGCGTCCGCGCGCTCCTGCGCCGCCCGGCCACCGTCGTCCCCGTGAAGCTGCAGGTCGAGGACCTGACGCTCGACACCGGAACGCGCATCGCCGAACGCAATGGCCGCGAGATCTCGCTCACGAGCAAGGAATACGCGGTGCTGGAGTATCTCATGCGCCACCCCGGCGAGGTGGTGACGCGCGAGAAGATCAGCGCCCACGCCTGGGACGACAACTACGACCCCGCGAGCAACGTCATCGATGTCTACATCGCCCGGCTGCGCAAGAAGATCGACGACCCGGCGGAAGCGCCGCTCGTCTCGACGATTCGCGGCGCCGGGTATCGCCTCGGGACGCCCAAGCACGCGCGCCTGCGGTGA
- a CDS encoding oligopeptide transporter, OPT family codes for MVFAASSVYLALKVGLTVSASIPIAVLSITIFRYVQKAFGWESSILQNNIVQTTGSAGESIAAGVVFTLPAILLMGYNLPWTNVAAIALVGALLGILFTIPIRRSLIVKEHHNLKYPEGTACAEVLISGEKGGIQARTVFQGFGLGALYKFLNAGMRLWAEVPRKAFERLRPDGARELFGEIRAEISPELTGVGFIIGPRIAGYLFAGGMLSYFVLIPAIKLFGMSATEKILPYDTQLIRDMDATAVRGNYIFFIGAGAVTMAGIISLVRSFPTIWSALTAGLGSMKGLSASAGVRRTEQDLPMSYVIGGCIVLIAAMVLLPQIGINLFGAILAVIFGFLFATVSSRVAGQIGASSNPISGMTVATVLMTALLFLAVGWTGIEHRVLALSIGGVVCVSAAVAAATSQDLKTGYLVGATPKRQQIGLVFGAVTSAILVGGIIHFLNDAKTTIVARSFPGVDVRDVEASPMKGPDGKAYRIGHLYEQTGSAPAGKYLIDDAGAIAFLIDPGIGGRETRGADGREVEKLDSPKSQIMSLVVDGILTQKLPWGLIMIGVFLAVALEILGLPSLPIAVGAYLPISTSATMFMGGIVRWLIDRKLAPEEREGPEADSGPGVLFSSGLIAGGAIMGVFLAALAARRLDGAFNLKEAMGALGENSLFAMVMYVALVAVPLYLVARRRQP; via the coding sequence CTGGTCTTCGCCGCGTCGTCGGTCTACCTCGCGCTCAAGGTGGGGCTCACCGTCAGCGCCTCCATCCCCATCGCCGTCCTCTCGATCACCATCTTCCGCTACGTGCAGAAGGCGTTCGGGTGGGAGTCGTCGATCCTCCAGAACAACATCGTGCAGACCACCGGCTCGGCCGGTGAGTCGATCGCCGCGGGGGTCGTCTTCACGCTGCCGGCGATCCTCCTGATGGGCTACAACCTCCCCTGGACCAACGTGGCGGCGATCGCCCTCGTCGGGGCGTTGTTAGGCATCCTCTTCACCATCCCCATCCGGCGCTCGCTCATCGTCAAGGAGCACCACAACCTCAAGTACCCCGAGGGGACGGCCTGCGCCGAGGTCCTCATCTCGGGCGAGAAGGGGGGCATCCAGGCCAGGACGGTCTTCCAGGGGTTCGGGCTGGGGGCGCTCTACAAGTTCCTCAACGCGGGGATGAGGTTGTGGGCCGAGGTGCCGCGGAAGGCGTTCGAACGCCTGCGCCCCGACGGCGCCCGCGAGCTCTTCGGCGAGATCCGCGCCGAGATCTCGCCCGAGCTCACGGGGGTCGGCTTCATCATCGGTCCGCGCATCGCCGGCTACCTCTTCGCCGGCGGGATGCTCTCCTACTTCGTCCTCATCCCCGCCATCAAGCTCTTCGGGATGAGCGCGACCGAGAAGATCCTCCCCTACGACACGCAGCTCATCCGCGACATGGATGCGACGGCGGTCCGCGGGAACTACATCTTCTTCATCGGTGCCGGCGCCGTCACCATGGCCGGCATCATCTCGCTGGTGCGCTCGTTCCCCACCATCTGGTCGGCGCTCACCGCCGGACTCGGGAGCATGAAGGGGCTGTCGGCATCGGCCGGCGTGCGCCGCACCGAGCAGGACCTCCCGATGTCGTACGTCATCGGCGGGTGCATCGTGCTCATCGCCGCCATGGTCCTCCTGCCACAGATCGGGATCAACCTGTTCGGGGCGATCCTCGCCGTCATCTTCGGCTTCCTGTTCGCCACCGTCTCGAGCCGCGTTGCCGGGCAGATCGGGGCCAGCTCGAACCCCATCTCGGGGATGACCGTCGCCACCGTCCTCATGACCGCCCTCTTGTTCCTGGCGGTGGGGTGGACCGGGATCGAGCATCGCGTCCTCGCGCTCTCCATCGGCGGCGTCGTGTGTGTCTCGGCCGCCGTCGCCGCCGCCACGTCGCAGGACCTCAAGACGGGATATCTCGTGGGAGCAACGCCCAAGCGGCAGCAGATCGGCCTGGTCTTCGGCGCGGTCACCTCGGCGATCCTCGTCGGCGGAATCATCCACTTCCTCAACGACGCCAAGACCACCATCGTGGCACGGTCGTTCCCCGGCGTCGACGTGCGCGACGTCGAGGCGTCCCCCATGAAGGGGCCCGACGGCAAGGCGTATCGCATCGGGCACCTGTACGAGCAGACGGGGAGCGCGCCGGCCGGGAAGTACCTGATCGACGACGCCGGCGCCATCGCCTTCCTCATCGACCCGGGGATCGGTGGGCGCGAGACCAGGGGAGCCGACGGGCGCGAGGTCGAGAAGCTCGACTCGCCCAAGTCGCAGATCATGTCGCTCGTGGTCGACGGCATCCTCACGCAGAAGCTGCCGTGGGGGCTCATCATGATCGGCGTCTTCCTCGCCGTGGCGTTGGAGATCCTCGGCCTTCCGTCGCTCCCGATCGCGGTGGGGGCGTACCTCCCGATCTCGACCTCCGCGACGATGTTCATGGGGGGGATCGTCCGCTGGCTCATCGACCGCAAGCTGGCCCCCGAGGAGCGCGAGGGGCCGGAGGCCGACAGCGGCCCCGGCGTCCTCTTCTCGTCGGGGCTCATCGCCGGCGGAGCGATCATGGGGGTGTTCCTCGCCGCGCTCGCCGCCCGCCGCCTGGACGGGGCGTTCAACCTGAAGGAGGCGATGGGGGCGTTAGGCGAGAACTCGCTGTTCGCCATGGTCATGTACGTGGCCCTGGTGGCCGTCCCGCTGTACCTCGTGGCGCGGCGCCGTCAGCCCTGA
- a CDS encoding endoglucanase, translated as MLSDSSIAFLKRLLDTPGPSGFEGAPARVWRDEAAPFARVSADVTGNSLAAVDPAPTITPVEPVTIMLAGHIDEIGVIVTWVDEGGLVYIAPIGGWDTQVLVGQRIRFAGRNGDVVGVIGKKPIHLMKPDEREKVTKVADMWVDIGAASRDEALALVDIGDAGVIDSRTIDLPNNRIASRSIDNRIGAFVVLEALRRYAEHPGSARVVAVATAQEEIGLHGGGALVAAHRINPAMAIAVDVTFATDHPGPEKKEVGEHTLGGGPVLTRGSVNSPVVFRLLRDAAKRREIPFTIHAAGRDTSTDADFIHLAREGVATALVSVPNRYMHSPNEMVSLDDLDRTAELIAEACRSVTTETDFTAR; from the coding sequence ATGCTCTCCGACTCGTCGATCGCATTCCTCAAGCGCCTCCTCGACACCCCCGGCCCCTCCGGCTTCGAGGGAGCGCCCGCCCGCGTCTGGCGAGACGAAGCGGCCCCCTTCGCCCGCGTCTCGGCCGACGTCACCGGGAACAGCCTGGCCGCGGTCGATCCCGCCCCCACCATCACCCCCGTCGAGCCGGTGACCATCATGCTGGCCGGCCACATCGACGAGATCGGGGTCATCGTGACGTGGGTGGATGAAGGAGGGCTGGTCTACATCGCGCCCATCGGCGGCTGGGACACCCAGGTGCTGGTGGGGCAGCGCATCCGCTTCGCCGGGCGCAATGGCGACGTCGTGGGCGTGATCGGGAAGAAGCCGATCCACCTCATGAAGCCCGACGAGCGCGAGAAGGTGACGAAGGTGGCCGACATGTGGGTCGACATCGGTGCCGCGTCGCGCGATGAGGCGCTGGCACTCGTCGACATCGGCGATGCCGGCGTCATCGACTCGCGCACGATCGACCTCCCCAACAACCGGATTGCCTCCCGCTCCATCGACAACCGGATCGGCGCCTTCGTGGTCCTCGAGGCGCTGCGCCGCTACGCGGAGCACCCGGGCAGCGCGCGGGTGGTGGCGGTGGCCACCGCGCAGGAGGAGATCGGGCTCCACGGCGGCGGCGCCCTGGTCGCGGCGCACCGGATCAACCCGGCCATGGCCATCGCGGTGGACGTCACCTTCGCGACCGATCACCCGGGCCCCGAAAAGAAGGAGGTCGGGGAGCACACGCTCGGCGGCGGGCCGGTCCTCACGCGCGGGTCCGTCAACTCGCCCGTCGTCTTTCGCCTGCTGCGCGACGCGGCCAAGCGCCGGGAGATTCCCTTCACCATCCACGCGGCGGGGCGCGATACCAGTACCGACGCCGACTTCATCCACCTTGCCCGCGAGGGCGTGGCGACGGCGCTCGTCTCGGTCCCGAACCGCTACATGCATTCGCCGAACGAGATGGTCTCGCTCGACGACCTCGACCGAACGGCGGAACTGATCGCGGAAGCCTGCCGCTCGGTGACGACGGAGACGGACTTCACCGCGCGCTAG